A window of Sulfurimonas gotlandica GD1 contains these coding sequences:
- the mqnE gene encoding aminofutalosine synthase MqnE, whose protein sequence is MTLRDKILAGERIDFDEALSLYDMDFFELGELADAKRKALHGNKTYFNINRHINPTNKCADICKFCAYSANRKNPNEYTMTHDEIMNIVKDVESRGAKEVHIVSAHNPDTGLEWYLEIFKKIKDAYPHMHVKALTAAEVDFLAREYNKTYDEILDLMVLNGVDSMPGGGAEIFDEKVRDYICKGKVTSDQWLEIHRKWHERGKMSNVTMLFGHVEKREHRIDHMMRIRDLQDKTKGFNAFIPLVYQTENNYLKVTEFMTANEILKTMAISRIVLDNVPNIKAYWVTSTVSLALVAQEFGANDLDGTIEKESINSAAGAKSANGVNLEDFVALIKNSGFTPVERDSVYNEIKEW, encoded by the coding sequence ATGACATTGAGAGATAAAATTTTAGCTGGCGAGAGAATCGACTTTGATGAAGCTCTTAGCCTTTACGATATGGACTTTTTTGAGTTGGGTGAATTAGCAGATGCTAAAAGAAAAGCACTTCATGGAAATAAGACATATTTCAATATAAATCGCCATATAAATCCTACAAATAAATGTGCGGATATATGTAAATTTTGTGCATACTCTGCAAATAGAAAAAATCCAAATGAGTATACTATGACTCATGATGAGATTATGAATATTGTAAAAGATGTTGAATCTCGCGGTGCAAAAGAAGTTCATATCGTGTCAGCTCATAATCCTGATACTGGACTTGAATGGTACTTGGAGATATTTAAAAAGATAAAAGATGCTTACCCTCATATGCATGTAAAAGCTCTTACTGCTGCTGAGGTTGATTTTTTAGCTAGAGAGTATAACAAAACATATGATGAGATACTTGATTTGATGGTTCTTAATGGTGTTGATTCAATGCCAGGCGGTGGTGCTGAGATTTTTGATGAAAAAGTTAGGGACTATATCTGTAAGGGTAAAGTGACCTCTGATCAATGGCTTGAAATCCATAGAAAATGGCATGAACGTGGAAAAATGTCAAACGTTACTATGCTTTTTGGACATGTTGAAAAAAGAGAGCATAGAATAGATCATATGATGAGAATCCGTGATCTTCAAGATAAGACTAAAGGCTTTAATGCTTTTATTCCTCTTGTCTATCAGACTGAAAATAACTACCTAAAAGTTACAGAGTTTATGACTGCAAATGAGATTTTAAAGACTATGGCAATCAGTCGAATCGTTTTAGATAATGTTCCAAACATAAAAGCTTACTGGGTTACTTCTACTGTAAGCTTAGCTCTTGTTGCCCAAGAGTTTGGAGCAAATGATTTAGATGGAACTATAGAAAAAGAGTCTATAAACTCGGCAGCTGGAGCTAAGAGTGCAAACGGCGTAAATCTTGAGGATTTTGTAGCACTGATTAAAAACAGCGGTTTTACTCCGGTCGAGAGAGATAGCGTATATAACGAAATAAAAGAGTGGTAG
- a CDS encoding bifunctional aldolase/short-chain dehydrogenase, whose protein sequence is MKSLWNDKEANEFKTDLDLRVYTSRLLGRDSSLVLHGGGNTSVKSTATNLFGETEDILYVKGSGWDLATIEAEGFAPVKMEMLLKMAELKELNDTDMVKYQRLAMTNPSAPNPSVEAILHAVIPYKFVDHTHTDAVVTITNTEGGEDKIKELYGDKVLIIPYIMPGFVLAKLIYDMTRDVNWDELEGMVLMNHGLFTFNDDAKKSYEKTIELVDKAEQYLASKGANLEVVEDSTTIELLELAKIRRKMSELKGCATISILNDSNEAINFSKQNIEKIATQGPLTPDHVIRTKRVPAIIGEDFKADLASYVKEYTQYFEYNKTDETLLNPAPNFAILKNNGTLSFGKNAKEANIIKDINDHTFEAILKAEKLGGYKALGAANIFEVEYWSLEQAKLKKGGSEPEFSGKVALVTGGASGIGKSIAQMLRSRGAVVVVLDINPEVESIFNKADAIGVKCDLTSSSDIKKAVEIAVKNFGGIDIVVSNAGIFTPSENLDSLSDENWNKSISINLTSHQKLIKETAPFLKLGIDASIVMVASKNFPAPGKGAAAYSVAKAGQTQLARIAALELGEFGVRVNTLHPHAVFDTAIWTDEVLANRAKAYGMSVEEYKTNNVLKTEIKSENVAELVCAMAGKPFAKTTGSQVAIDGGSDRII, encoded by the coding sequence ATGAAAAGTTTATGGAATGACAAAGAAGCAAACGAGTTTAAAACAGATTTAGATTTAAGAGTTTATACATCAAGACTATTAGGAAGAGACAGCTCTTTGGTTCTGCATGGTGGCGGAAATACATCTGTAAAATCAACTGCTACAAATCTTTTTGGTGAGACAGAAGATATTCTTTATGTAAAGGGTAGTGGTTGGGATTTAGCGACTATCGAAGCTGAAGGTTTTGCTCCTGTTAAGATGGAAATGCTGCTTAAGATGGCAGAGTTAAAAGAACTTAATGATACTGATATGGTTAAGTATCAAAGACTTGCTATGACAAATCCATCTGCTCCAAACCCATCTGTTGAAGCTATTTTACATGCAGTTATTCCTTATAAATTTGTAGATCATACTCATACAGATGCAGTTGTGACTATTACAAATACAGAAGGTGGCGAAGACAAAATAAAAGAGCTTTACGGTGATAAAGTTCTGATTATTCCTTACATTATGCCAGGCTTTGTTCTTGCAAAACTGATCTACGATATGACTAGAGATGTAAACTGGGATGAGTTAGAGGGAATGGTTCTTATGAATCATGGTCTCTTTACTTTCAACGATGACGCTAAAAAATCTTATGAGAAGACTATAGAGTTAGTAGATAAAGCTGAGCAGTACCTAGCATCTAAGGGTGCTAACTTGGAAGTAGTTGAAGATAGTACGACTATAGAACTTTTAGAGTTAGCAAAAATAAGACGTAAGATGTCAGAGCTAAAAGGTTGTGCGACAATCTCAATACTCAATGACTCAAATGAAGCTATAAACTTTTCAAAACAAAATATTGAAAAAATTGCGACACAAGGTCCTCTGACTCCAGACCATGTAATTAGAACAAAAAGAGTACCTGCAATCATCGGTGAAGATTTTAAAGCTGATTTAGCATCTTATGTAAAAGAGTACACTCAGTATTTTGAATATAATAAAACTGACGAGACTCTTCTAAACCCTGCACCAAACTTTGCTATTTTAAAAAACAACGGAACTTTATCTTTTGGTAAAAATGCTAAAGAAGCCAATATTATAAAAGATATAAATGATCATACTTTTGAAGCGATTTTAAAGGCTGAAAAACTTGGCGGATATAAAGCACTTGGTGCTGCAAATATATTTGAAGTTGAGTATTGGAGTCTTGAACAGGCAAAACTTAAAAAGGGCGGTTCTGAGCCAGAATTTAGCGGTAAAGTTGCACTAGTTACAGGAGGGGCGAGTGGAATTGGTAAATCAATTGCTCAGATGCTTCGCTCTAGAGGAGCTGTCGTAGTTGTTCTTGATATCAACCCTGAAGTAGAGAGTATATTTAACAAAGCAGATGCTATTGGTGTTAAATGTGATTTGACTTCAAGCAGTGATATCAAAAAAGCTGTTGAAATTGCAGTTAAAAACTTTGGCGGTATTGACATAGTAGTATCAAATGCTGGCATCTTTACTCCTAGTGAAAACCTTGACTCACTTAGTGATGAGAATTGGAATAAGAGTATTAGTATAAATCTTACTTCTCATCAAAAACTTATAAAAGAGACAGCACCGTTCTTAAAACTTGGAATTGATGCTTCAATTGTAATGGTAGCATCTAAGAACTTCCCAGCTCCGGGAAAAGGTGCGGCAGCTTACTCTGTAGCAAAAGCAGGGCAGACTCAGCTTGCTCGCATCGCAGCGCTTGAACTTGGTGAATTTGGAGTGAGAGTAAATACTCTGCACCCTCATGCTGTGTTTGATACGGCAATTTGGACAGATGAAGTACTGGCAAATCGTGCAAAAGCTTACGGTATGAGTGTAGAAGAATATAAAACAAATAACGTACTTAAAACTGAGATAAAGTCAGAGAATGTAGCTGAGTTAGTTTGTGCAATGGCAGGAAAACCATTTGCTAAAACTACAGGTTCACAAGTGGCTATTGACGGCGGAAGTGATAGGATAATATAG
- the mtnK gene encoding S-methyl-5-thioribose kinase, producing the protein MEYRELDVNSVLDYLKNIKDVMSYFNGDDLSVDEIGDGNLNYVYKISSLQNPELALILKQAVPYLRCVGEDFPLSRDRMTYEIRALQKFYSIFPSFIPKIYHASEDMSLVVMEFLAKHVIMRKGLIEKTEYKNFSEHISTYLSATLFYTSSLFLNSSDKRALIDKFNGNTELCKLSEDLVFSFAFMSHETNDNENVKNNPQAKKLFSDAEFKERVLELKYKFMTQSDALLHGDLHTGSIMINEDETYVIDPEFAFVGPFGFDIGALLANLVHNYIYHSLVTNDKEFQAWLLKTIKEVLEKFSDKFLSFWQKAHTSALLVEGYLDEPALQNYKNFFIKNILRDSVGFAGCKMARRVFGVAGVEEIRGIEDKSLRAEAEAMVLKIAREFVIKHDKIDTIDEILEIIKVNSAR; encoded by the coding sequence ATGGAGTATAGAGAGTTAGATGTAAATAGTGTTTTAGATTACCTAAAAAATATTAAAGATGTGATGAGTTATTTCAATGGAGATGACTTGTCAGTTGATGAAATTGGAGATGGTAATTTAAACTATGTTTATAAAATTAGCTCTTTGCAGAATCCAGAATTAGCTCTTATACTAAAGCAAGCAGTACCTTATCTTCGCTGTGTAGGCGAAGATTTTCCTCTTTCTCGTGATAGAATGACTTACGAGATAAGAGCTTTACAAAAATTTTACAGCATCTTTCCAAGCTTTATCCCAAAAATATATCATGCTAGTGAAGATATGAGTCTGGTAGTAATGGAATTTTTAGCCAAGCATGTCATTATGAGAAAAGGGCTTATTGAAAAAACAGAGTACAAAAACTTTAGTGAACATATCTCAACTTATCTCTCCGCCACACTTTTTTATACCTCTTCCTTATTTCTTAACAGCAGTGACAAAAGAGCCTTAATAGATAAATTTAATGGTAATACTGAACTATGTAAACTGAGTGAAGACTTGGTTTTTAGTTTTGCTTTTATGAGCCACGAAACAAACGACAATGAAAATGTAAAAAATAATCCACAAGCTAAAAAACTATTTTCAGATGCAGAGTTTAAAGAGAGAGTATTAGAGTTAAAGTATAAGTTCATGACACAAAGTGATGCTCTTTTACACGGTGATTTACATACCGGTTCTATTATGATTAATGAAGATGAGACTTATGTTATTGACCCAGAGTTTGCATTTGTTGGTCCTTTTGGTTTTGACATAGGGGCTCTTTTAGCAAACTTGGTACACAACTATATTTATCACTCTTTAGTTACTAATGACAAAGAGTTTCAAGCTTGGCTTTTAAAAACTATCAAAGAAGTTCTAGAAAAGTTTAGTGATAAATTTCTAAGTTTTTGGCAAAAAGCTCATACTTCAGCACTCTTAGTCGAAGGCTATTTAGATGAGCCAGCACTTCAAAATTACAAAAACTTCTTTATAAAAAATATTTTAAGAGATAGTGTCGGTTTTGCAGGATGTAAAATGGCACGAAGAGTTTTTGGTGTTGCCGGAGTAGAAGAAATAAGAGGAATTGAAGATAAATCTTTAAGAGCTGAGGCTGAAGCAATGGTTCTAAAAATTGCAAGAGAGTTTGTCATAAAGCATGATAAGATAGATACCATTGATGAGATATTAGAAATTATAAAGGTAAATAGTGCAAGGTAA
- the mtnA gene encoding S-methyl-5-thioribose-1-phosphate isomerase → MQGKYRALWLNDENFLEVIDQTKLPFSYETKVLKTTDEIVEAIKDMTVRGAGVIGSVAAFGIYTACMEVKSYEELKEKALLIRESRPTAVNLMWAVDKMMELLKESSNLILDAKKYAIELNDEEALESQNIAKYGADIIEDILKQKNKTRINILTHCNAGWLAVIDEGTALAPIYEAKKRGIDVHVWVDETRPRNQGASLTAWELTQSGVNHTIIADNTGGHLMQRGEVDMVITGADRVSANGDVANKIGTYLKALAAFDNDVPFYVAIPASTFDFDIKDGVKEIPIELRSEDEVKYMRGVDSDGVVREVLITPKDSPAINYGFDVTPARLITGLITDKGVCKADLEEIEKKFRG, encoded by the coding sequence GTGCAAGGTAAATACAGAGCTTTATGGCTCAATGATGAGAATTTTTTAGAAGTAATAGACCAGACAAAACTCCCATTTTCTTATGAAACAAAAGTTTTAAAAACAACAGATGAAATTGTTGAAGCTATAAAAGACATGACAGTTCGCGGTGCAGGGGTTATCGGTAGTGTTGCGGCGTTTGGCATCTATACAGCTTGTATGGAAGTAAAAAGCTACGAAGAGTTAAAAGAAAAAGCTCTGCTAATAAGAGAATCACGCCCAACTGCTGTAAACCTTATGTGGGCAGTTGATAAAATGATGGAGCTTTTAAAAGAGTCTTCAAATCTAATCTTAGATGCTAAGAAATATGCAATTGAACTAAATGATGAAGAAGCACTTGAGAGTCAAAACATCGCTAAATACGGTGCTGATATAATTGAAGACATTTTAAAGCAGAAGAATAAAACTCGTATTAATATTCTAACTCACTGTAATGCCGGTTGGTTAGCAGTTATAGATGAGGGAACGGCACTAGCACCTATCTACGAAGCAAAAAAAAGAGGCATTGATGTTCATGTATGGGTTGATGAAACAAGACCTAGAAACCAAGGTGCATCTCTTACAGCTTGGGAGCTTACTCAAAGTGGAGTTAATCATACTATTATCGCAGATAACACAGGTGGGCATCTGATGCAGCGCGGTGAAGTGGATATGGTAATAACCGGAGCAGACAGAGTTAGTGCTAACGGTGATGTGGCAAATAAAATAGGAACATATCTAAAAGCACTTGCGGCATTTGATAATGATGTTCCTTTTTATGTAGCTATTCCTGCATCCACATTTGATTTTGACATTAAAGATGGCGTTAAAGAGATTCCAATTGAGCTAAGAAGTGAAGATGAGGTTAAATATATGCGTGGAGTTGACAGTGATGGAGTCGTAAGAGAAGTTCTTATAACTCCAAAAGATTCACCTGCCATCAACTATGGTTTTGATGTGACACCGGCTAGACTTATAACTGGGCTTATAACGGATAAAGGTGTTTGCAAAGCAGACCTTGAAGAAATAGAAAAGAAGTTTAGAGGATAA